The Polyodon spathula isolate WHYD16114869_AA unplaced genomic scaffold, ASM1765450v1 scaffolds_3757, whole genome shotgun sequence genome contains a region encoding:
- the LOC121312263 gene encoding transcription factor HES-5-like translates to MAPTITAAMRYSQGHVAMTNKLRKPVVEKMRRDRINSSIEQLKTLLGKEFVKQQPDSKLEKADILEMTVCYLRQSASARPATGNEGYSRCVQEIVHFLSRDEMKTETQRKLLNHFQAAQNCPVHQTPVKEATPLKSVLWRPW, encoded by the exons CGTGGCAATGACAAACAAG TTGAGAAAACCGGTGGTTGAAAAGATGCGCAGAGATCGTATCAACAGCAGCATCGAGCAGCTCAAGACGTTACTGGGAAAAGAATTCGTGAAGCAGCAGCCCGATTCCAAACTGGAGAAAGCGGACATCCTGGAAATGACCGTCTGCTACCTGAGACAGAGCGCCTCCGCCCGGCCAGCGACGGGAAACGAAGGCTACTCCAGGTGTGTGCAAGAAATCGTGCACTTCCTTTCCCGGGATGAAATGAAGACAGAAACCCAGAGAAAACTACTGAACCATTTCCAAGCTGCGCAGAATTGTCCAGTGCATCAGACCCCCGTCAAAGAGGCGACCCCGTTGAAAAGTGTCCTCTGGCGGCCCTGGTAG